The DNA region ATTGAAATTCTAGATATAAATAAAAGTCTAGACACTATAGGAACTGATTCTATAGGAATTCCTTTAAATGTTTATGAAATAAAAACCACAATCGTATTAACTACTGATAGTAAAGATAACAACCTAATCAATAGAGACACTATCCGTGTAAATTATGAGGCAGAAGATGTATTTGTAGGCAGGTCATGTGGTTATAAATCCATTTTTAAAAATGTTAGTATTAACAGAGATTTTAATGATACCGATAAATGGATAAACAGTTTGGTTGTAAATCAAACCGAAATTGAAAATGAAACCGAAGCACATGTTACAATACTGCATTAACATACTGTTTTTACTTTGGGTTACGATTTCTTTTTCGCAAGGCATCGGCTCTGAACAAAAAGACACTATCTACTTGAATAAGTATGGGTTACGTGTAGGTGCAGATTTGTATAATCCTATTCATACGGCTTTTGATAATACTAGGAAAGGATTAGAAATTGTTGGTGATTATAGAATTTCTAAGAAATACTTTGTCGCTGCAGAGTTAGGCTATATGGACAATACTACCGATGAAGATTTTATCAATTTTACAACTAATGGTACTTACATTAAATTGGGTGTTGACTATAATGCTTACGAAAACTGGTTAGATATGGAAAACATGATTTACGTAGGTTTTCGTTACGGGTTCAGTACTTTTAGCCAGACCTTAAACTCATTCACTATAAATAATGATGTGTTTTATGACGACTTAAGAACTGTTGAAGAAGGGCAAAAGTTTAATGGCTTAAATGCCCAGTGGGGCGAGATAGTTTTGGGTGTAAAAGCAGAACTGTTTAACAATATCTATTTAGGATTTAGCTTTAGCGGAAAAAAAATAATCAGCTCAAAACAACCAGATAATTTTAAAAACTTATTTGTTCCAGGGTTTAATCGTGTGTTTTTAAATAATTCAGGATTTGGATTTAATTACACACTTTCCTACTTAATTCCGCTTTATAAAAAGGCGAAATAATAATTTTTATTTATTTTTACTACTCTAAAAAATATGTTAT from Aureibaculum sp. 2308TA14-22 includes:
- a CDS encoding DUF6452 family protein codes for the protein MKRSITFLLIVLTIIIVLSSCERDEICIDPITPKLVITFYDVDESETKKSVNNLAIEILDINKSLDTIGTDSIGIPLNVYEIKTTIVLTTDSKDNNLINRDTIRVNYEAEDVFVGRSCGYKSIFKNVSINRDFNDTDKWINSLVVNQTEIENETEAHVTILH
- a CDS encoding DUF6048 family protein — translated: MKPKHMLQYCINILFLLWVTISFSQGIGSEQKDTIYLNKYGLRVGADLYNPIHTAFDNTRKGLEIVGDYRISKKYFVAAELGYMDNTTDEDFINFTTNGTYIKLGVDYNAYENWLDMENMIYVGFRYGFSTFSQTLNSFTINNDVFYDDLRTVEEGQKFNGLNAQWGEIVLGVKAELFNNIYLGFSFSGKKIISSKQPDNFKNLFVPGFNRVFLNNSGFGFNYTLSYLIPLYKKAK